A window from Phalacrocorax aristotelis chromosome 5, bGulAri2.1, whole genome shotgun sequence encodes these proteins:
- the TANK gene encoding TRAF family member-associated NF-kappa-B activator isoform X1, producing the protein MDKNIGEQLNKAYEAYRQACMDRDHAVKELQQKTENYMQQIHEQQEKIELQNSIIANLKSQLAALNANRGNAHPYILMHEDIETSNLSFSQLSEKLNVAKQKEKLLKEQLASESMKLKQLEDKNNQKERKFISIISNQEDKIRTLKSRLKELNEAQKGVQMPTYKKEVKSKKVVPDKPELSLGFSGISPMPERENLETIFQDMKKECHRIRMLAREQTDQLSKFKIKPEPETEIQFSMPIQCTDKTDEQAEELFKPRVIKDINRGASCITSITPRGVGQDEDNNSVESLSKFNVKFPPTDNDSAFLQSTQEKPTVPCTGIAENMLQDHHFNLEHRDRALNLSKLESNSFEAHGVDLMTSALQSLTTVDKTNPPNHANMPIESTCDKACLKTTDTGFTFVPNHTNQGVSEVIFSSSEAAGTTVRGPHQLVWQPQDNDLLAQAYTDSELNQCGICEFCREVFPPSKTSKEDFLRHLNSHFKVQS; encoded by the exons ATGGATAAAAACATTGGAGAGCAGCTTAACAAAGCTTATGAAGCCTATCGACAAGCATGCATGGATAGGGACCATGCTGTGAAAGAACTACAGCAAAAA ACAGAAAACTACATGCAGCAAATACatgaacagcaggaaaagatAGAGCTTCAAAACAGCATTATTGCAAACCTGAAATCACAGTTAGCTGCTCTGAATGCTAATAGAG gtaaTGCACATCCCTACATTCTGATGCATGAAGACATTGAAACCTCCAACTTATCTTTCAGCCAGCTCTCTGAAAAACTGAATgtagcaaagcaaaaagaaaagcttttaaag gAGCAGTTAGCAAGTGAGAGCATGAAGTTGAAGCAACTTGAggacaaaaacaaccaaaaggaaaggaagtttATATCTATTATTTCCAACCAAGAAGATAAAATACGAACTCTGAAAAGCAGATTGAAAGAATTAAATGAAGCACAAAAGGGTGTACAGATGCCAACATATAAAAAGGAG GTGAAAAGTAAGAAAGTTGTTCCAGATAAGCCTGAATTATCTCTAGGGTTCTCTGGTATTTCTCCTATGCCTGAAAG GGAGAATCTGGAGACTATTTTCCAGGACATGAAAAAAGAGTGTCATCGAATACGTATGCTAGCCAGAGAACAAACAGACCAACTGAGTAAATTTAAGATAAAGCCAGAACCTGAAACTG aaatacagttttccatGCCGATACAGTGTACTGATAAAACTGATGAACAAGCAGAAGAGCTTTTTAAGCCTCGGGTTATAAAGGATATAAATAGAGGTGCATCATGCATCACATCTATCACACCAAGAGGAGTGGGCCAAGATGAGGACAACAACTCTGTAGAATCACTTTCTAAATTTAATGTCAAGTTTCCACCTACAGACAATGACTCTGCTTTCTTGCAGAGCACTCAGGAAAAACCAACAGTTCCTTGTACTGGTATAGCTGAAAACATGCTTCAAGATCATCATTTTAACCTGGAGCACAGAGACCGAGCTCTTAACCTCAGTAAATTGGAATCTAACTCATTTGAAGCTCATGGAGTTGATCTCATGACCTCAGCTTTACAAAGCTTAACTACTGTtgacaaaacaaaccccccaaatcATGCAAACATGCCCATAGAAAGTACCTGTGACAAagcatgtttaaaaacaacagatACTGGTTTCACGTTTGTACCTAATCACACAAACCAGGGTGtatctgaagtaattttttcttcttcggAAGCTGCTGGGACAACCGTCAGAGGTCCTCATCAG ctCGTTTGGCAGCCTCAAGACAATGATTTGCTGGCACAAGCTTATACAGACTCTGAACTGAATCAGTGTGGAATATGTGAATTCTGTCGAGAAGTTTTCCCACCATCTAAAACATCTAAGGAAGATTTTCTTCGGCATCTGAATTCCCACTTTAAAGTACAGTCTTAA
- the TANK gene encoding TRAF family member-associated NF-kappa-B activator isoform X2 — MSQQRVLTEKDNRFLSCINRSTASTSREEQLASESMKLKQLEDKNNQKERKFISIISNQEDKIRTLKSRLKELNEAQKGVQMPTYKKEVKSKKVVPDKPELSLGFSGISPMPERENLETIFQDMKKECHRIRMLAREQTDQLSKFKIKPEPETEIQFSMPIQCTDKTDEQAEELFKPRVIKDINRGASCITSITPRGVGQDEDNNSVESLSKFNVKFPPTDNDSAFLQSTQEKPTVPCTGIAENMLQDHHFNLEHRDRALNLSKLESNSFEAHGVDLMTSALQSLTTVDKTNPPNHANMPIESTCDKACLKTTDTGFTFVPNHTNQGVSEVIFSSSEAAGTTVRGPHQLVWQPQDNDLLAQAYTDSELNQCGICEFCREVFPPSKTSKEDFLRHLNSHFKVQS; from the exons atgagccagcagcgtgtCCTGACAGAAAAGGACAACAGGTTCCTGAGCTGTATTAACAGGAGCACAGCTAGCACATCCAGGGAG gAGCAGTTAGCAAGTGAGAGCATGAAGTTGAAGCAACTTGAggacaaaaacaaccaaaaggaaaggaagtttATATCTATTATTTCCAACCAAGAAGATAAAATACGAACTCTGAAAAGCAGATTGAAAGAATTAAATGAAGCACAAAAGGGTGTACAGATGCCAACATATAAAAAGGAG GTGAAAAGTAAGAAAGTTGTTCCAGATAAGCCTGAATTATCTCTAGGGTTCTCTGGTATTTCTCCTATGCCTGAAAG GGAGAATCTGGAGACTATTTTCCAGGACATGAAAAAAGAGTGTCATCGAATACGTATGCTAGCCAGAGAACAAACAGACCAACTGAGTAAATTTAAGATAAAGCCAGAACCTGAAACTG aaatacagttttccatGCCGATACAGTGTACTGATAAAACTGATGAACAAGCAGAAGAGCTTTTTAAGCCTCGGGTTATAAAGGATATAAATAGAGGTGCATCATGCATCACATCTATCACACCAAGAGGAGTGGGCCAAGATGAGGACAACAACTCTGTAGAATCACTTTCTAAATTTAATGTCAAGTTTCCACCTACAGACAATGACTCTGCTTTCTTGCAGAGCACTCAGGAAAAACCAACAGTTCCTTGTACTGGTATAGCTGAAAACATGCTTCAAGATCATCATTTTAACCTGGAGCACAGAGACCGAGCTCTTAACCTCAGTAAATTGGAATCTAACTCATTTGAAGCTCATGGAGTTGATCTCATGACCTCAGCTTTACAAAGCTTAACTACTGTtgacaaaacaaaccccccaaatcATGCAAACATGCCCATAGAAAGTACCTGTGACAAagcatgtttaaaaacaacagatACTGGTTTCACGTTTGTACCTAATCACACAAACCAGGGTGtatctgaagtaattttttcttcttcggAAGCTGCTGGGACAACCGTCAGAGGTCCTCATCAG ctCGTTTGGCAGCCTCAAGACAATGATTTGCTGGCACAAGCTTATACAGACTCTGAACTGAATCAGTGTGGAATATGTGAATTCTGTCGAGAAGTTTTCCCACCATCTAAAACATCTAAGGAAGATTTTCTTCGGCATCTGAATTCCCACTTTAAAGTACAGTCTTAA